AGTTGGCGGGGATGTGGGAGCTTCCCGGTGGCAAAGTCGAGGCACTCGAGACGCCGCAACAGGCTCTCGAGAGGGAACTGGCAGAAGAATTAGGTGTTGTAGTCCGGTGCGGGCGCAGAATCGGCGTCGACGTTGCACTGGGGAGCCGACGAGTTCTGCGGGCGTATCGAGTCGAAATTCTGGCCGGGGAACCGGCGGCACTCGATCACGCGCAGCTCGCGTGGGTGGACGGGGACGCTTTGGAAAAGTTCGACGTGGTGGGCAACGAT
The nucleotide sequence above comes from Rhodococcus sp. KBS0724. Encoded proteins:
- a CDS encoding (deoxy)nucleoside triphosphate pyrophosphohydrolase; the encoded protein is MSDEAARGGEAADEYEIVAGAIFRDGRLLLAQRICPPELAGMWELPGGKVEALETPQQALERELAEELGVVVRCGRRIGVDVALGSRRVLRAYRVEILAGEPAALDHAQLAWVDGDALEKFDVVGNDRAWIPDLLAELRRLRQPEPS